In the genome of Tripterygium wilfordii isolate XIE 37 chromosome 19, ASM1340144v1, whole genome shotgun sequence, one region contains:
- the LOC119986054 gene encoding uncharacterized protein LOC119986054 — protein sequence MQSVVDSLAAVSYPFELILKERSERETIRISFHPHELILSEEMKKNDQQILCRWCLKQVKDANYYCKECSFFVHESCAVHILRLPDHNWTSINEDQDGCYNCCWCEIVSDSPPSYVCRKCNVFLHKSCAWKLPYEIKHVFHRKHPLLLLPNCKRDDMYSVHDDSALYHCYCCNFTLDRKTALQQTLCLQEPESHKHQFIPFMRSDFSSPCDACGLKFEKSGSSVGSFLCIMCQIIAHEHCTSLPHTISIFHHNHPLTHTFFFLFKEEDMPLVDQLNCRICHTKVDKDFGGYYCACCHFATHVGCAIRNQISTNDRIVHGQDSIVDPFKEIELTEDDLPIVIKHFSHEHKLSRSDEIEDKCCDGCIRPISHPFYRCAECDFFLHKACIDLPNQITPAFHKHPLTLLPSTIDDINAIFRCSLCYNDCHGFVYSCEECKNFYVDVRCASIPLNFRHPGHDHILSFTRTNNSDKCDSCSSKNIYLFRCNECPFGIDYRCATLPSIARYWFHDHHLVLTYHTIDDGSDAYYCDVCEKERNPKHWYYYCTQCDYAALPDCALGKYPYLLPGRLYNESHPFFILQGSDFQHHVNLCSECHLLPLIPKTFSDRKLHKHPLVLSTHNSRIDGCGICQNIVRESVRFRCEKCDFDAHPKCVLRDTFTTQYREMTLSVVKRTNWGCLPCMVCDNDCRDACLKCPKLECSFCVHFGCARSLPMYWY from the coding sequence ATGCAGTCAGTCGTGGATTCTCTTGCGGCTGTTAGCTATCCTTTTGAGTTAATTTTGAAAGAGAGAAGTGAGAGAGAGACTATTAGGATTTCTTTTCACCCCCATGAGTTGATACTCAgtgaagagatgaagaagaatgaTCAACAAATTCTTTGTCGTTGGTGTTTGAAACAAGTGAAGGATGCTAACTACTATTGCAAAGAGTGCTCTTTCTTTGTTCACGAGTCTTGTGCAGTCCATATTCTGAGATTGCCTGATCATAATTGGACTTCCATTAACGAAGACCAGGATGGATGCTATAATTGTTGCTGGTGTGAAATAGTCTCCGACAGTCCTCCAAGCTATGTATGTCGCAAGTGTAACGTGTTTCTCCACAAGAGCTGCGCCTGGAAGTTGCCATATGAGATTAAGCACGTTTTCCACCGCAAacaccctcttcttcttctccccaaTTGCAAACGGGACGACATGTATTCTGTTCACGATGATTCTGCTCTTTACCACTGCTATTGTTGCAATTTCACCCTCGACAGGAAGACTGCTCTCCAACAAACTTTGTGCTTACAAGAACCTGAAAGTCACAAGCATCAATTTATTCCCTTTATGAGGTCAGATTTTTCTTCTCCCTGTGATGCTTGTGGCCTCAAATTCGAAAAGTCTGGGTCGTCAGTTGGATCTTTCCTATGCATCATGTGTCAGATCATTGCTCATGAACATTGCACCTCTCTCCCGCACACAATCAGTATATTTCATCATAATCACCCCCTCACCCatactttcttctttctatttAAAGAAGAAGACATGCCTCTTGTTGATCAATTAAATTGTCGAATTTGCCATACCAAGGTTGACAAGGATTTTGGAGGTTACTATTGCGCATGCTGCCACTTTGCTACCCATGTGGGCTGCGCGATCCGAAATCAGATCTCAACAAATGACCGAATTGTTCATGGTCAAGATTCAATTGTTGATCCTTTCAAGGAGATTGAGCTGACGGAAGACGACTTGCCCATAGTGATTAAGCACTTCAGTCATGAGCACAAATTAAGCCGCAGTGATGAAATAGAGGATAAATGTTGTGATGGCTGCATCCGACCTATCTCACATCCATTTTACAGGTGCGCAGAGTGTGACTTTTTTCTCCACAAGGCCTGCATTGACTTGCCCAACCAAATAACACCTGCTTTTCATAAACACCCCCTAACCCTTCTTCCAAGTACAATTGATGACATTAATGCTATTTTCCGTTGTTCTCTATGTTATAACGATTGCCATGGCTTCGTATATTCTTGTGAAGAATGCAAGAATTTCTATGTTGATGTTCGATGTGCATCAATCCCGCTAAACTTTAGACATCCTGGTCATGATCACATACTCTCTTTCACGCGTACAAACAATTCTGATAAATGCGACTCTTGCAgttccaaaaatatatatttatttcgaTGCAATGAGTGTCCATTTGGAATAGATTATAGATGCGCTACACTACCATCTATCGCTAGATATTGGTTTCATGATCATCATCTTGTGCTCACCTATCATACAATTGATGATGGTTCTGATGCCTATTACTGTGATGTCTGTGAAAAGGAGAGAAATCCAAAGCATTGGTACTACTATTGTACTCAATGCGACTATGCTGCTCTCCCCGATTGTGCTCTTGGTAAGTACCCATATCTTCTTCCAGGACGATTATACAATGAATCACATCCTTTTTTCATCCTCCAGGGATCTGATTTTCAGCACCATGTTAATCTATGTAGTGAATGTCACTTACTCCCTCTGATTCCAAAAACATTTAGTGATCGCAAGTTACATAAACACCCTCTCGTCCTCTCCACCCATAATTCTAGAATTGATGGTTGTGGTATATGCCAGAACATAGTACGTGAATCAGTGAGGTTTCGTTGtgaaaaatgtgattttgatgctcATCCTAAATGTGTTTTACGAGATACCTTCACTACTCAATATCGAGAAATGACCCTTAGTGTTGTCAAAAGAACAAACTGGGGGTGTCTTCCATGTATGGTGTGCGACAACGATTGCAGAGATGCCTGCCTCAAATGTCCTAAACTTGAATGCAGTTTTTGTGTTCATTTCGGTTGTGCGCGTTCTCTTCCCATGTACTGGTATTGA